A single region of the Accipiter gentilis chromosome 6, bAccGen1.1, whole genome shotgun sequence genome encodes:
- the CLDN1 gene encoding claudin-1, with translation MASGGLQLLGFVLAFLGWIGIIISTAMPQWKMASYAGDNIVTAQALYEGLWMSCAMQSTGQIQCKVFDSLLKLESSLQATRALMVAAILLGLVAVFVSVTGMKCMKCMEDDQVKKMRMAVFGGVIFIIAGLAALVATSWFGNRVARAFYDPFTPVNARYEFGSALFIGWAAASLAMLGGAFLCCSCPRRETSYPPTRGYPKNAPSTGKDYV, from the exons ATGGCCAGCGGGggcctgcagctcctgggcttcGTGCTGGCCTTCCTGGGCTGGATCGGTATCATCATCAGCACCGCCATGCCCCAGTGGAAGATGGCATCCTACGCGGGGGACAACATCGTGACGGCCCAGGCGCTCTACGAGGGGCTGTGGATGTCGTGCGCCATGCAGAGCACGGGGCAGATCCAGTGCAAGGTGTTCGACTCGCTGCTCAAACTGGAGA GCAGTCTGCAGGCCACTCGGGCTCTGATGGTGGCTGCAATACTCCTGGGCCTTGTTGCTGTATTTGTTTCTGTGACTGGCATGAAATGCATGAAGTGCATGGAAGATGACCAGGTGAAGAAAATGCGGATGGCTGTCTTCGGTGGGGTCATCTTCATCATTGCAG GTTTGGCAGCGCTGGTGGCCACGTCGTGGTTTGGCAACAGAGTGGCTCGGGCCTTTTATGACCCTTTCACCCCCGTCAATGCCAG ATACGAGTTTGGATCAGCTCTGTTCATAGGCTGGGCAGCTGCTTCTCTGGCCATGCTGGGGGGAgccttcctctgctgctcctgtCCACGGAGAGAAACTTCGTATCCACCCACCCGAGGCTATCCAAAAAATGCCCCCTCCACAGGGAAGGATTATGTATAA